The DNA window AGTTCTGTGGCGCTTTGTACCTTGCAGTGGAAGTTTCCGGGCTGGCAAAAGAAGCAGTTCTTCTCGTCGGATCCGTTGGGGCAGCGGTTCTGGTAGTTGCAGCGGTCCGATCGAGGGTAACAGGCTCCGTTTCTAGAACATGGGAACTCGTCCTCCTGACATGAAGAACAGTTCAGCTCGTCCCGACCGTTGGGACAGTGCCAGTACCCGTCACAGCGCTGCTGCTCTGTGTAACAGCCCCAATTCCCCCCACAGGGAACCTCCCACGGCAGGCAGAACCCGTCCACCTTAAGAACAGAGACACAGGTTAATACTGTAGAGCTCCTCCACTCTCCACGTTTAAGAGCAGACTGATAACtatcctctttgataaagtctatagttagggctggctcagattgtcctctttgataaagtctatagttagggctggctcagattgtcctctttgataaagctaatagttagggctggctcagattgtcctctttgataaagctaatagttagggctggctcagactgTTCATGGTACATGTACTTTTATCCCACATGTGACTGTTTTTGTGAGACACCTGATAAGTGACGTTGAACCCTCGGGCAGCATTGATCTTGTCGGCGTAGAAGTGGACTCGCAGCTGACCGGATGATGACACCACAGCGACCGGCGCTCTGGAGTCGAAGGCAGTCAGCACCCTGAGGAGACGGCGAGGGTTCTCCTCCAGGCCATCATAGACCTTCACATAGTCGCCGTAACCTGTCCCATCAAGTTTGAAGTCCGTGAACCTAAGGATGACCTGCAGGGAGAGGAAGAACAAGACGTCAGTGCTCAGAGAGGAGCTCTGCCCGATCCACGTGAggccagaggtcagaggtcaccttCCTGTGGTCTCCGGTATCGATCAGCCAGGTGCAGTTACTTCCTGGAGGGTAGAAGTCAGGGTAGTTTGGAGAGCTGAAGGATCCGTAGAAGTTCCTCAACCACTCTCCACAGGTGGGAACGTCACAGTCAATCTCATCTCCGAGGTCCTGAGACCACACGCACAgat is part of the Plectropomus leopardus isolate mb unplaced genomic scaffold, YSFRI_Pleo_2.0 unplaced_scaffold682, whole genome shotgun sequence genome and encodes:
- the LOC121939953 gene encoding low-density lipoprotein receptor-related protein 12-like gives rise to the protein SQDLGDEIDCDVPTCGEWLRNFYGSFSSPNYPDFYPPGSNCTWLIDTGDHRKVILRFTDFKLDGTGYGDYVKVYDGLEENPRRLLRVLTAFDSRAPVAVVSSSGQLRVHFYADKINAARGFNVTYQVDGFCLPWEVPCGGNWGCYTEQQRCDGYWHCPNGRDELNCSSCQEDEFPCSRNGACYPRSDRCNYQNRCPNGSDEKNCFFCQPGNFHCKNNRCVFESWVCDAQDDCGDGSDEESCPVIVPTRVITAAVIGSLICGLLLVIALGCTCKLYSLRMFERRSFETQLSRVEAELLRREAPPSYGQLIAQGLIPPVEDFPVCSGSQVQPCLSLYMSVFLFTCDLQTLS